The window AAATTGATGAGACAAATAAAGGATAAGTAGGTTCCTCACAAACTGACCCACCACAGTCGGTTGAATCGCTTGTCCATCGCGTCTTTTCTTAAATCAACCATTTTTTGATGACAcgtgatgaaaaatgggtTTTCCCCATTGTATGGTGACGCAAGGCAGTCTTACTAATGACTCTCTAAAGATAATCGTCCAATAAGATTTACTAAGAAGTACTTACACccaaagaaagtttttataactttttttgggCATTTTAAAGGTCCCATTCATTTTGAACTCCTTAATCCTAACCCACAAAGAATTGTGTGAATTTCAGCCTTCTCTCACACAGGAAAAATAGACGCCTGGGAAACTAAATGTCGCCCGCGATATTCTCCTGATTTGTCCCCTTCTGACTATAATCTGCTCAGACTGCCGGACAATATGAGGGGAAAAACGGCCTCGGACTGCAAGAGCTTGAAAACAgccttgaaacattttttttatccaaatcTGCTCacttagattaaaaaaaaaaagaaagaatttcgGACTCTGACTCATGTTgagacaagattttgaagtgcgaagataattattttgatgaataaataatgttcaaaatatttgtttactcCATTATTTCCTcataaccaaaaaaaataacaaagctTTTTGTGGTACCTGGTACTTTCCAATTACGCGCGCCCTTTCTGATTATAACTATCAGCAGAAGGGTTTTCGCAATTAATTGCACAAGATCATCAAATCTATGACTAACTGCGGTAATGTAAGCACCTGTAGTGGACATTATCAGCacttaattaaagaaaaacaacttagtttaaattttactaacaGTAATCATCATCAAGAATGATGGTTCTGATATTACGCAACAGAACGGATAATTTGGGGCCTTCATGAATTGAGGAGAACTCCGACAAAAATATCTGTAAATAACCAAACCAGCAATATATCTGATTAGCAGCACCGCAATCTCACGCAAACTGTTCCAAAGAACACTTTGTGTCTCGATGAAAAGACGCAAAAAAGCTAAAAGTGACCCTATAGAGACCTGGTCTAGCGTGATAATCTGGGGTCCTGCTTTAGAAACTATCGCggtaaaaggaaaaaatcagatgggtaataaatgctaaaacatGGAAAGACAGGTTGCCGTTTTAGGCAGGAGGAAAATAGAGACGTAAGAACCTCCAAGATATTTGGTCCAGCTCAGCCCTATCGCCTATCAACACTGTTCGGAGGGAGCATGCAGGTTTTACGTCACGAATATCTCTCAAAAATGCCTGACCAGATTAAGTCAATTGCTGAGAAGTCTTCCAGGCTTATCAGTCACAGTGGAACAACGTTCCAGGAGTAGCCGTACAGTCCTAACTCCTCTACGCGGCACTAATTTAGTGCTCGATAATGGGGATAAGAGAGTACGCTCGTATAGTCCAGAGCGTCCAAAGGAAAGCACCGCTACCTGGTCACAGGAGCATGTGGCACTCTTGTACTGAAAGTAGTTCAGAGGCGAGTTGGAGCTCCGCATATCAACCTAAAGCTAGAAGACTGGAGAACTAATTCCTGTCCTCCCGACCTGGGCTCTGCGCAAAAGCCTTAATTAGTACCTGAGCCGAGCTCTCAGCGAGCATTCGGACCATTTAGGAGAATCTGGTTCAGAACGGAGAGATTGTGGGGCCGTAGGCTATGCAGAGTACTGCATTTGTCAGTACTTCGATTTCCAAGTTCAGAGGGAAGGACTGTGGGCGGGGAGACTGGAAAGCAAAATAACGTGGGGCTGACGTAGTAATGTGATCAGCGGCATCTTCAacggaaaggaaaaaaactgaaacttcAATGAATCTGGCATAAACTCGGaatattcaataaatcaatgataaaaaacaaatacaagGAAACCGATTAGGCCCTCCCGATCTCGATGCTTTTTATCATGCAGGGAAAATTGCGGGACGCAATTGTTTGGGGTTTTCGCCTTTGCGCCATGCGCAGGTGCTCCGGAACTCCGCCATTGTTAATGATGTCCGTCATTGGTCCATGCGCAGTTGGTCCGGAACTCCGCCATTACTACTGATTAAGTGATTCACtatatcaaaaaattccaATGAAGAATATCACGAATTCctatgaaattcaaaaagttatATCGTGTTATAAACGTCAATTATTAGTTATGGCGGATTATGAATAATCTATCTCCTAATCAGCGAACATACACAAATCACTGCTAAATCTTTAAACCATTGTATATCACAGGATTAGAGATTTTATGTCTTCAAGATAGGGATTACTtagatataaattatttacgagCGCCAATCAAGTACCGCTTACGTGTAGCTTAATGAGATATcctatcaaaagaaaaaatgcaatgGCATTATCCAGCAGCACGACCAATTTGCCCAGCTTGTTTTGACCAATGAACGTAATTATGCTGGTATTTGTTAAGAACCATTGTCGAAAACCCCCGAGGACCTGCAGAACTGGAATGGAACCTCTTTGGAGAGGCTCAAAGACATTCGGCACTAAAACTGAAAGCgaactcaaaaaatttattgcgatCAAATTTTAGTTTGAATTTATGGACGTCGTCAACTCTTTGGTCTGCGCTTGCGCCAAAAGCCACCTGAAGCCTGGGAAGAGAGAAGAAACAGGGTGGAAAGAGAGAAGAagagaaaggaaatttaaatggacTAAAACTTGTTTTGAAACTAACTTCTGTTCAAGATGGAGAAAAGACGCAATGAGCATTATTGGAAGCGAATATTTAGGGCTAGATAATAACGTTAATATAGCGATATAGCTGATTTTTTAAGCACGAGGGCTTCATGAAGTCACAGTGAAAAGATTTCGGAAAAAGATTGCCGAACgagcgaattttgaaaattttccgtGCTTCTGCTCAACAACTTCCCAAAGGGAAAAACACTACTACCAGGTTTTCCCACCTTTCGAAACCTGAAGCACTGATATCTCGAGGAGTCACAAAGCAATTCTCATGTAAAATAcctaagaattttaattaataatatttaaatcataTAATAATGAGAACTAACATAGAACTAACAAAGctgaataaaattatgtaaaaaacaacgttttttttattatttacagtgATGAATTCATGAGCTTATAAACCAAGATTTTGTTGATTCTTCGAACTCATCTCCAGGCTGTTCTTCCCATTTACTGCCTCAGCATCCACTTCCTTTGCCGCCTTTTTGACAGTCGCTTTATATCCCGGATCGTTCCAGATCTGCTCTTTCCCAGTACCAAACACCAGGTAAACCAAGTTCGTGACCGCAAATACCCCGAAGGTTATCCAGAACACTAATCTCCACTGGACCAATGTGTGCTAGAAATTCATTTTCGCTTTCAGGACTATCTTTATTTCTCATCAGTGCTTATACTTAAAGTTACGATTCAACCCCTCTTACTTACATCTTCAGTTAGAGCCCCAGCTAAATATGGAGTCACAATGCCGCTCGTTGCCCCCAATCCATTGATAATGGCCATTAATGTGCCTGCGAAATTGGGACTGAGATCCAGCGCATTCACTTTCATCCCGCAGTAGTAACAACCCATGAAGCCCATGGCTATGGTGAACATCCATACTGCAAGCATCCTATCGCACCCTACGTATGAGGCCACTAAGATGAACACTGCTGGTCCCATTGAGGCTGCAGATAGAAAATTTCTATAAAACATGGAAAACTCGAACAGGAAAACGGACCTAAAGAGGTGAAAAATTTCCTGGAAAATGTCAGTCCCATGATGTTTCTCCTGACCAAGAAGTCACACAACCATCCTGAGGCCAGGGAACTGAACCACATCACTACATAAGGAactgaagaccaaattccgtTTTGAGAAACGTTGAACTTCAGAACGTCTTTCATGTATTTGGGGAGATCTGTTACCATGGTGAAAAAGCCCCAGTCGTGTCCCACTTGCGTAATCACCAGAGCCCACATGGGCACTGAGGTCAGAATGGCTCTCCAAGGGATTGGAAGAGTGTTGCTTGATACCCcggctaaaaaaaaatgttgttattcCTGCCTTGAAGCCTCGCCAAGAGCCGCACTCACAGAGTTCCCTCTCTAAATACTCCTTTTCCTTTTCGGAAATAAAAGGATGGCTTTCCGGGTCCGAGTAGCAAAGAAGAACCCATAAGATGAACCAAATTACCCCTAGTCCTCCGAAGAAATAGAACACTGAGGCCCAGTCTTGGGTGCGCCTAATTAGTTCTCCACTTATTGCGTTGCTAAGAATGGTACCTAAAAGATGTTTACAAATGTATTAGGAaagagcttcaaatatctttttatAGCATACAAAATGAGCGTTGGCGAACATTGCCTCTACTCGTCATCCTTTGGATCGGACATATTGAGAGGAATGAAAACTATTTAGATGACTTAAGGTACCTAAAGTACCTACTGGATATGCGTCTAAGTGATATTCTGGTGTTCAGATCGTTAATAGTCTCGGGAAATCTCTTATAAATCGTAgattttaaaatgactcaaagaAGAATGAAATCAAGGAGTGTCAGATCCGGTGATTACGCTGGACATTCTGTGTCATTCGTCTACCAATTGTCGAAAAATCGCATACCAAATTGACTTCCTGCATATACAATGCTCCCTATTGTGGCACGCTCTTTCAGTGGGACCCATTTTGCAAGGAGGGCTGTTAGGGCGGGATAGGTAGTACcctaaaacagaaaaaaatacggAGTGTGTAATACAAGGAGTTTTAAAAGAATCATTTTAGACACTCGGAATCTCAATTATGGGTTTCTTCTTCTCGAGCAAACCGAGGAAATCGTTATTTCGTAATGCGTGCCCTTACCTCACCAAATCCTTCTATTACTCTCAAAGCCACTAGGGCCTTCCAATTGCCGCCAGTCCCAACGATAACCCATGGAGTAATCAAAGTAAACAGGGCAGTTGACAAAATTCCCAGCCCCAAAGAATACTTTCCTCCGAACTTTTCCGCTAAAACTCCCCCTGGAAGGTGGGTTATGACGTAACCCCAGTAGAAGGAACTTAGGATGAGACCTTGAGTCTTTTCGTCCCAGTCATACAACGTGCTTTTGTCCTAAAAGAAATAGGTTCCTTGTCTttgaaaccattttttcattttgtctAAAGCAGGCCGTACACGGGCTCTCTTTCCGGCCCCGTGTGCAACCGCCTTTAGGCAGCTCCCCAGAAACTGGAGCGTTCAACCCATGGCTTACTTTTATTGCGCTATTAGAGTTATTGGCGTATTCTGGAATGCAGGCGTCTGGATCATCGTACACCGTGCCATTTATTGGAACGACCATTTCGGTGATAGCCAGGGATAGAGATACCCTCATTGTGTAGGCGTTCACTATGGCGAAAAATCCCATTATTCCAAGAACGTATCGTTGGGGTATTAAGAAACCTGCAAGGATGTCATTGTCAGTTAAAGAGTTGGAAAAGTGACGAAAATATGCGGGCGGTGCTGGCCCCGCTGGTGGTACAAGTTCTACCCATCGAGCCCGTCAAGTACTTGATTGCTCGATTCTTTGGAACGTTCCCGTACATTCTTAAGGGACATCGTTGGGATGGCCAAATGGCAGTTGATTAAAGCTTGTTATTATGTTACGTTTTCTGAGTATTGTTCGCCGAACCATAAATGTATTTCAGCACACGTTGTTGGTTTTAGAGTGAAAACAATTACTCGAATTTGGCATAGCTCCTCATAGCCGCATCGAAACGTTCAGATGAATGCAAACAATATTATAAAGAATGATAAACAATTCAACAGCATtcaatttcataatttcattGTTTGTCCTTGGCCTTGCTTGGATAAGAACGAAGCAATATAAATCTATTTGAAAGTTAGTTCAATAATTCCTAAAGTTTTACCACTTTGCTTTGGATTTGTGGTTAATcataaaattatgatttttcgGTGACAGGCGGAATCTAGAATGTGATTATCAGATTTGtttaaatgattattttggaggtttttttgaattgtttcgCGCGGGGCTCTGCCGTATTGATAGAGCGCTTAAGCGCACATCATAAACGTGCGTAACATGCGAGttatagaaatttatttgtgttGTTTATTAGTTTGCGGaataatttgtgaaattttacaaaatcgaAGAAAACAGTTCATTTTAGGCCGAAATGACTCTTAGATTGGTCTTTTGACTGTCGCATCGCTGTTAATATTTGTATGTCGAGACACTGGAAAGTTCTGAGGCTCGTTTCATACCtaaacaaacaaatataaaagaataaatgaaataaatcaaatcaatGAAATGCATCTGATAAATAGTGTCGAATGAACTATctttttatgtattatataTAGCAAAATCCAACGCAAAATTTGTGACTGAAACCCGTTTATTCCCTCGAGGAACCTTTTCGGTAGTGGCCATAGCCGCGATGGGGCTCAAAGTGCCCCATCGCGGCCCCCAAATGCGGTAtttgaaaatacttaaaatattccgatcggttgttttaatttatttactacgTGAGAAAATTGCGAAGAGGAATGGAAACCGTTAAATCAGATTAAGGCATATTGCGTGCGACCagtttttccgaattttagaacactcttttgaaaattaatggaaattcgcgaaacaaaaaaaaaattgtaagaaaACCTCAGATAAACctcagtaataaaaaattatcgttGAAGCTCATGCGTCGTTCTTATAACGTTTTTTTCCGCAAACTAAGGCTGATTTGCACTAACTAAATTATACCGACATAAGCAAAAATCACTCACATTTTGACAGTGTAAGCCTCCATCCAGTTAGCATATTTCACGAGGGAGTAAGGTCTCAGTTAAGAGAAATCAAAACCGTTCAAATCAGCTGTACTCGGAGGGTCACCAAAGGTCCGCGAAGAGGTGACAAAAAATTCCCATAgttttaaaaagagttttgtGTTGCCTCACTTATCTTCAGTACGGAACTAAACAGTTTTCT is drawn from Euwallacea fornicatus isolate EFF26 chromosome 7, ASM4011564v1, whole genome shotgun sequence and contains these coding sequences:
- the LOC136340295 gene encoding putative inorganic phosphate cotransporter, producing the protein MLTGWRLTLSKCFLIPQRYVLGIMGFFAIVNAYTMRVSLSLAITEMVVPINGTVYDDPDACIPEYANNSNSAIKDKSTLYDWDEKTQGLILSSFYWGYVITHLPGGVLAEKFGGKYSLGLGILSTALFTLITPWVIVGTGGNWKALVALRVIEGFGEGTTYPALTALLAKWVPLKERATIGSIVYAGSQFGTILSNAISGELIRRTQDWASVFYFFGGLGVIWFILWVLLCYSDPESHPFISEKEKEYLERELSGVSSNTLPIPWRAILTSVPMWALVITQVGHDWGFFTMVTDLPKYMKDVLKFNVSQNGIWSSVPYVVMWFSSLASGWLCDFLVRRNIMGLTFSRKFFTSLASMGPAVFILVASYVGCDRMLAVWMFTIAMGFMGCYYCGMKVNALDLSPNFAGTLMAIINGLGATSGIVTPYLAGALTEDHTLVQWRLVFWITFGVFAVTNLVYLVFGTGKEQIWNDPGYKATVKKAAKEVDAEAVNGKNSLEMSSKNQQNLGL